From one Acidimicrobiales bacterium genomic stretch:
- a CDS encoding molybdopterin dinucleotide binding domain-containing protein, with protein sequence IAGIIGAHPTKFASHNWRSAGAGNLGGWQVARCLFFINVLTGSVATVGGTAGNGWNKMAPPHPFGGQPITSWNELSWPKEYPLSYHEMSILLPHFLNEGRGTLAAYFSRVYNPIWTNPDGFSWMEALLDESKVECHVALTPTWSETAWYADYVLPMGVGSERHDLASFETHAARWVGFRQPVMRRYAELRDGAPIDPDRRTHEFNKGEVWEENEFWIDLSWRIDPDGELGIRKWFESPGDPTRPISIDEYYSLMFENSIPGLPEAAEAEGQSALEYMRSRGSFSVEDGVYAVHERPVGDADLAGTVRGEDGVHRKPGTAGMHDSLDEIEGHMPFIGDGSVGVDIDGKARFGFPTPSRKLEFYSPTLAEWGWDDAATPTFIPSHVHWEDLDLEGSERILIPTFRLPTLIHTRSANAKWLNELSHRHPMWLHPSDAEKLDIDTGGLVRVVTRTGHFVITAWRTEGIRPGVVAVSHHMGRWRLDADDGRSWGNGLAALSHEGSTWKLRSEPTERRYDSADPDTGRIWWNDTGVHQNLTFAAQADPVSGMHCWLQRVRIEPAHEGDRYGDVVVDTDKSLEVFGEWLAMTRPGPGPEGLRRPLWFARPVKPRASAYAWETPGD encoded by the coding sequence ATCGCCGGCATCATCGGCGCCCACCCGACCAAGTTCGCGTCGCACAACTGGCGCTCCGCCGGTGCCGGCAACCTCGGCGGTTGGCAAGTCGCCCGCTGCCTGTTCTTCATCAACGTGCTCACCGGTTCGGTCGCCACGGTCGGTGGCACCGCCGGCAACGGCTGGAACAAGATGGCGCCACCGCACCCGTTCGGCGGGCAGCCGATCACCAGCTGGAACGAGCTGTCGTGGCCAAAGGAGTACCCGCTCTCGTACCACGAGATGTCGATCCTGCTCCCCCACTTCCTCAACGAAGGCCGCGGCACGCTGGCCGCGTACTTCTCGCGCGTCTACAACCCGATCTGGACCAACCCGGACGGCTTCTCGTGGATGGAGGCTCTCCTCGACGAGTCGAAGGTGGAGTGCCACGTCGCCCTCACGCCCACCTGGTCGGAGACGGCCTGGTACGCCGACTACGTCCTGCCCATGGGGGTCGGCTCCGAACGCCACGACCTCGCCAGCTTCGAGACCCACGCCGCCCGCTGGGTGGGCTTCCGTCAGCCGGTGATGCGGCGCTACGCCGAACTGCGGGACGGCGCGCCGATCGACCCCGACCGCCGCACCCACGAGTTCAACAAGGGCGAGGTGTGGGAAGAGAACGAGTTCTGGATCGACCTGTCGTGGCGGATCGACCCCGACGGCGAACTGGGCATCCGGAAGTGGTTCGAGTCACCCGGGGATCCGACCCGGCCCATCAGCATCGACGAGTACTACTCGCTGATGTTCGAGAACTCGATCCCCGGTCTGCCCGAAGCCGCCGAGGCGGAGGGACAGAGCGCTCTCGAGTACATGCGCTCACGCGGCTCCTTCTCGGTCGAGGACGGCGTGTACGCGGTCCACGAGCGGCCGGTGGGTGACGCCGATCTCGCCGGGACCGTCCGCGGCGAGGACGGAGTGCACCGCAAGCCGGGCACAGCGGGGATGCACGACTCGCTCGACGAGATCGAGGGCCACATGCCCTTCATCGGCGACGGCTCCGTCGGCGTCGACATCGACGGTAAGGCCCGCTTCGGCTTCCCGACCCCGTCCCGCAAGCTCGAGTTCTACTCCCCGACCCTTGCCGAGTGGGGCTGGGACGACGCGGCGACACCGACCTTCATCCCCAGTCACGTCCACTGGGAGGACCTCGACCTCGAGGGCTCCGAGCGGATCCTCATTCCGACGTTCCGACTCCCGACGCTCATCCACACCCGGTCGGCGAACGCCAAGTGGCTCAACGAACTCAGCCACCGCCACCCGATGTGGTTGCACCCCTCCGACGCCGAGAAGCTCGACATCGACACCGGCGGGCTCGTGCGGGTCGTGACGCGGACGGGACACTTCGTCATCACCGCCTGGCGGACCGAGGGCATCCGTCCCGGTGTCGTCGCCGTCAGCCACCACATGGGCCGCTGGCGCCTGGATGCGGACGACGGTCGTTCCTGGGGCAACGGACTCGCCGCTCTCAGCCACGAGGGCTCCACGTGGAAGCTCCGGTCCGAGCCCACCGAACGCCGCTACGACTCCGCCGACCCCGACACGGGCCGCATCTGGTGGAACGACACGGGCGTCCACCAGAACCTCACCTTCGCCGCCCAGGCCGACCCGGTGTCGGGGATGCACTGCTGGCTCCAACGCGTCCGGATAGAACCGGCCCACGAGGGCGACCGCTACGGCGACGTCGTCGTCGACACCGACAAGAGCCTCGAGGTCTTCGGTGAGTGGCTCGCCATGACCAGACCCGGACCCGGACCCGAGGGCCTGCGCCGCCCGCTGTGGTTCGCCCGGCCGGTCAAGCCCCGCGCGAGCGCCTACGCCTGGGAAACACCCGGAGACTGA
- a CDS encoding nuclear transport factor 2 family protein yields MAPVGDDVVPALVHREQIRELIGRYCERLDEYDIAGVAATFTPDAVADYGPGRGGVLEGREAIAARIATGQAVFARTHHQVGQISIELIGDAASATSTVLAWHERHDGTRDLLGLRYVDRLESTVEGWRIHRRRVEVTIVDGFEGVDWHHVARRPPSSDQSPGVSQA; encoded by the coding sequence ATGGCACCGGTGGGCGACGATGTCGTCCCCGCCCTGGTGCACCGTGAGCAGATCCGTGAACTCATCGGGCGGTACTGCGAGCGTCTCGACGAGTACGACATCGCAGGTGTCGCCGCCACGTTCACCCCGGACGCGGTGGCCGACTACGGCCCGGGCCGCGGAGGGGTTCTCGAAGGGCGCGAGGCGATCGCGGCCCGGATCGCGACGGGACAGGCGGTCTTCGCGCGGACCCACCACCAGGTCGGCCAGATCAGCATCGAACTGATAGGTGACGCGGCCTCGGCGACGTCTACCGTCCTGGCCTGGCATGAGCGCCACGACGGCACGCGCGACCTGCTGGGGTTGCGCTACGTCGACCGGCTCGAGTCGACGGTCGAGGGCTGGCGGATCCACCGCCGTCGTGTCGAGGTGACCATCGTCGACGGATTCGAAGGGGTCGACTGGCACCATGTGGCGCGCCGACCACCTTCGTCGGATCAGTCTCCGGGTGTTTCCCAGGCGTAG